The uncultured Sunxiuqinia sp. genomic sequence CTGATGTTTCATTTAGTTTTTTGACTATTAGAGGCATAAGTTAATTGCAGCTTTCCCATTATTCTCATGATGAATAAGATTTTATCAGAATGAGATAAAAAGGTCTTAAATGGATAAGGGAGTGTTGTATCTGCCAATCAGTTATTCCCAAAGAAAGCCGGATTTCGGATAAAAAAAAGGGAAACTAAAATAGTCTCCCTTCATCATTAATTTCGTAAGATTTTACAATTTATTATGTGAGCCATCGCAAAATGGTGGGTTGTCCGTTTGTTTACATCGGCACCAAAATACGGTCTGTTCTTTTTCAATTTTAACTTCTTTTGGGGTGAATTCACTTCCTTGGTGCGAACCATCGCAAAATGGTTGGTTGCTACTTTTGCCGCAGGCACACCAGTAATAGGTGCCTGATTTCATCTCCATCATGATTGGACTTTTTTCTGCGATTTTTCCTTTTGCCATAATTTAAAGGTTTTTGTATTCAACTTGTCAATTTCGGGTTTCAACTTTGAAAATCGAATTTCAAGTTATCATTTTTCAATACGATAGGCAACAACCTGATTGTTGAAAAATGTAGGTACCAACAATAAATTAAGAT encodes the following:
- a CDS encoding CDGSH iron-sulfur domain-containing protein; translated protein: MAKGKIAEKSPIMMEMKSGTYYWCACGKSSNQPFCDGSHQGSEFTPKEVKIEKEQTVFWCRCKQTDNPPFCDGSHNKL